In Streptomyces ambofaciens ATCC 23877, a single genomic region encodes these proteins:
- the coxB gene encoding cytochrome c oxidase subunit II: MSPNGSDRSPRRPMRRKLLQALTAGLVLATATGCTYEDFPRLGMPTPTTEEAPRILSLWQGSWAAALATGVLVWGLILWSCFFHRRTRTKVEVPPQNRYNLPIEALYTIVPLVIVSVLFYFTARDESELLTLKKKPDVTVNVVGFQWSWCFNYVENVDGSTGDAKTSKELAGIPDRYKEDFPANAGGTFDCGVPSTRNPQTNNPGPTLWLPKGKTVRFVLTSRDVIHSFWVVPFLMKQDVIPGHTNAFEVTPNKEGTFMGKCAELCGVDHSRMLFNVKVVSPERYEQHLNDLVKKGQTGYVPAGIEQAGHEKNRESNIL; the protein is encoded by the coding sequence GTGAGTCCCAACGGCTCCGACCGCTCGCCGCGGCGCCCGATGCGGCGGAAGCTGCTGCAGGCACTGACCGCGGGCCTGGTCCTGGCGACCGCCACCGGTTGCACATACGAGGACTTCCCCCGCCTCGGCATGCCCACCCCCACCACGGAAGAGGCTCCGCGGATCCTCTCCCTGTGGCAGGGCTCCTGGGCAGCCGCGCTGGCCACCGGCGTGCTGGTGTGGGGCCTGATCCTGTGGAGTTGCTTCTTCCACCGGCGCACCCGCACCAAGGTCGAGGTACCTCCGCAGAACAGGTACAACCTGCCCATCGAGGCGCTCTACACCATCGTTCCGCTCGTCATCGTCTCGGTGCTGTTCTACTTCACCGCCCGTGACGAGTCCGAGCTCCTGACCCTGAAGAAGAAGCCCGACGTCACGGTCAACGTGGTCGGCTTCCAGTGGAGCTGGTGCTTCAACTACGTCGAGAACGTCGACGGTTCCACCGGTGACGCCAAGACCTCCAAGGAACTGGCCGGCATCCCGGACCGGTACAAGGAGGACTTCCCGGCGAACGCCGGCGGCACCTTCGACTGCGGTGTCCCGAGCACGCGGAACCCGCAGACCAACAACCCGGGCCCGACCCTCTGGCTCCCCAAGGGCAAGACGGTCCGCTTCGTCCTCACCTCGCGTGACGTCATCCACTCCTTCTGGGTGGTGCCGTTCCTCATGAAGCAGGACGTCATCCCGGGCCACACCAACGCCTTCGAGGTCACCCCCAACAAGGAGGGCACCTTCATGGGCAAGTGCGCCGAGCTGTGCGGCGTGGACCACTCCCGGATGCTGTTCAACGTGAAGGTCGTCTCTCCGGAGCGCTACGAGCAGCACCTGAACGACCTCGTGAAGAAGGGGCAGACCGGTTACGTCCCCGCCGGCATCGAGCAGGCGGGCCACGAGAAGAACCGGGAGTCGAACATCCTGTGA
- a CDS encoding cysteine desulfurase/sulfurtransferase TusA family protein: MAYFDAASAAPLHPVARQALLASLDEGWADPARLYREGRRARLLLDAAREAAAEAVGCRADELVFTPSGTRAVHSGVSGALAGRRRAGNHLIVSAVEHSSVLHAAETHEAGGGAVTRVPVNRTGAVDPAAYAGALRAGTALACLQSANHEVGTEQPVAEVGEACRAAGVPLLVDAAQSLAWGRVEGDWSLLTASAHKWGGPSGVGLLVVRKGTRFAPEGPADERESGRAPGFENLPAIVAAAASLRAVRAEAAEEAARLRELTERIRARVPALVPDVEVVGDPARRLPGVVTFSCLYVDGETLLHELDRAGFSVSSGSSCTSSTLTPSHVLKAMGVLTEGNVRVSLPPGTPAEDVERFLEVLPGTVAAVRERLGAPTATEAAPRTGDDLVVDALGRRCPVPVIELAKVIGDVPVGGTVRVLSDDEAARLDIPAWCEMRGQEYVGEAPAAAGTAYVVRRTS; the protein is encoded by the coding sequence GTGGCCTACTTCGACGCTGCTTCCGCTGCTCCTCTTCATCCCGTCGCCCGGCAGGCGCTGTTGGCGTCCCTCGACGAGGGGTGGGCCGATCCCGCGCGGCTGTACCGGGAAGGGCGCCGGGCCCGGTTGCTGCTCGACGCCGCCCGGGAGGCGGCCGCGGAGGCCGTGGGGTGCCGGGCGGACGAGCTGGTGTTCACTCCTTCGGGGACGCGGGCGGTGCATTCGGGGGTCTCCGGGGCACTGGCCGGGCGGCGTCGGGCCGGAAATCACCTCATCGTGTCCGCCGTCGAACACTCCTCCGTACTGCACGCCGCCGAGACGCACGAGGCCGGCGGCGGGGCGGTCACCCGGGTGCCGGTGAACCGGACGGGGGCGGTCGACCCGGCGGCGTACGCGGGGGCCCTGCGCGCCGGCACCGCCCTGGCCTGCCTCCAGTCGGCCAACCACGAGGTGGGCACGGAGCAGCCGGTGGCCGAGGTGGGAGAGGCCTGCCGGGCGGCGGGGGTGCCGTTGCTGGTGGACGCGGCCCAGTCGCTGGCGTGGGGACGCGTCGAGGGCGACTGGTCGCTGCTCACGGCGAGCGCCCACAAGTGGGGCGGGCCGTCGGGGGTCGGGCTGCTCGTCGTGCGCAAGGGCACGCGGTTCGCGCCCGAGGGCCCGGCGGACGAGCGGGAGTCGGGCCGGGCGCCCGGTTTCGAGAACCTTCCGGCGATCGTCGCCGCGGCGGCCTCGCTGCGGGCGGTGCGGGCCGAGGCGGCCGAGGAGGCGGCCCGGCTGCGGGAGCTGACGGAGCGGATCCGGGCTCGGGTGCCGGCTCTGGTGCCGGACGTGGAGGTGGTCGGCGACCCGGCGCGCCGGCTGCCCGGTGTCGTCACCTTCTCGTGTCTCTACGTCGACGGGGAGACCCTGCTGCACGAGCTGGACCGGGCGGGTTTCTCGGTCTCCTCCGGGTCGTCCTGCACCAGCAGCACCCTGACGCCCAGTCACGTCCTGAAGGCGATGGGGGTGCTCACCGAGGGCAACGTCCGGGTGTCGCTGCCGCCGGGGACACCGGCCGAGGACGTCGAGCGCTTCCTCGAGGTGCTGCCGGGCACGGTGGCCGCGGTGCGGGAGAGGCTGGGCGCGCCGACGGCCACGGAGGCCGCCCCCCGGACGGGGGACGACCTCGTGGTGGACGCGCTCGGGCGGCGCTGCCCCGTCCCGGTGATCGAACTCGCCAAGGTCATCGGCGACGTGCCCGTCGGCGGCACGGTCCGCGTCCTGTCCGACGACGAGGCCGCCCGCCTGGACATCCCGGCGTGGTGCGAGATGCGGGGCCAGGAGTACGTGGGGGAAGCGCCGGCGGCGGCGGGAACGGCTTACGTGGTCCGCCGGACCAGCTGA
- a CDS encoding response regulator transcription factor, whose translation MQATATVLVYSDDSNTREQVRLATGRRPAPDVPVVEFVECATPAAAIKELDKGGIDVCVLDGEAVPMGGMGLCRQIKDEVFHCPPVLLLIARPQDAWLATWSRAEAAVTLPVEPVEFAGALASLLRQKRLQGV comes from the coding sequence ATGCAGGCGACCGCCACGGTGCTGGTCTACAGCGACGACTCCAACACCCGCGAGCAGGTGCGGCTGGCGACCGGTCGCCGGCCGGCTCCGGACGTGCCCGTGGTCGAGTTCGTGGAGTGCGCCACCCCGGCCGCCGCGATCAAGGAGCTGGACAAGGGCGGCATCGACGTCTGCGTCCTGGACGGCGAGGCGGTTCCCATGGGTGGCATGGGGCTGTGCCGGCAGATCAAGGACGAGGTCTTCCACTGTCCTCCGGTGCTGCTGCTCATCGCACGGCCGCAGGACGCGTGGCTGGCGACCTGGAGCCGCGCCGAGGCGGCTGTGACGCTCCCGGTGGAGCCCGTCGAGTTCGCGGGCGCGCTGGCCTCCCTGCTGCGGCAGAAGAGGCTGCAGGGCGTCTAG
- the ctaD gene encoding cytochrome c oxidase subunit I, producing the protein MSILNEPQGAAAGSHYEDELPVRRQRRGEIVVKWLTTTDHKTIGTLYLATSFAFFVIGGVMALFMRAELARPGLQIMSNEQFNQAFTMHGTIMLLMFATPLFAGFANWIMPLQIGAPDVAFPRLNMFAYWLYLFGSTIAVGGFLTPQGAADFGWFAYSPLSDAVHSPGIGGDLWIMGLAFSGFGTILGSVNFITTIICMRAPGMTMFRMPIFTWNVLLTGVLVLLAFPVLAAALFALEADRKFGAHIFDSANGGALLWQHLFWFFGHPEVYIIALPFFGIVSEIIPVFSRKPIFGYMGLIAATIAIAGLSVTVWAHHMYVTGGVLLPFFSFMTFLIAVPTGVKFFNWIGTMWKGSISFETPMLWSTGFLITFLFGGLTGVILASPPLDFHVSDSYFVVAHFHYVVFGTVVFAMFAGFHFWWPKFTGKLLDERLGKITFWTLFIGFHGTFLVQHWLGAEGMPRRYADYLAADGFTALNTISTISSFLLGMSMLPFFYNIWKTAKYGKPVNVDDPWGYGRSLEWATSCPPPRHNFLTLPRIRSESPAFDLHHPEISALDQLENVGHGEKALAGGKEAGK; encoded by the coding sequence GTGAGCATCCTCAACGAACCCCAGGGTGCCGCGGCAGGGTCCCACTATGAGGACGAGCTGCCGGTCCGGCGCCAGAGGCGTGGCGAGATCGTGGTCAAGTGGCTGACGACCACGGACCACAAGACGATCGGCACGCTGTACCTGGCCACGTCGTTCGCGTTCTTCGTGATCGGCGGCGTGATGGCGCTCTTCATGCGCGCCGAGCTGGCCCGGCCGGGTCTGCAGATCATGTCGAACGAGCAGTTCAACCAGGCGTTCACGATGCACGGCACGATCATGCTGCTGATGTTCGCGACGCCGCTGTTCGCCGGCTTCGCGAACTGGATCATGCCGCTGCAGATCGGCGCGCCGGACGTGGCGTTCCCGCGGCTGAACATGTTCGCCTACTGGCTGTACCTGTTCGGCTCGACGATCGCGGTGGGCGGCTTCCTGACCCCGCAGGGCGCGGCCGACTTCGGCTGGTTCGCCTACTCGCCGCTGTCCGACGCGGTGCACTCGCCGGGCATCGGCGGTGACCTGTGGATCATGGGTCTGGCCTTCTCCGGCTTCGGCACCATCCTCGGCTCGGTCAACTTCATCACCACGATCATCTGCATGCGCGCCCCGGGCATGACCATGTTCCGCATGCCGATCTTCACCTGGAACGTGCTGCTGACCGGTGTGCTGGTCCTGCTCGCCTTCCCGGTGCTGGCCGCGGCCCTGTTCGCGCTGGAGGCCGACCGCAAGTTCGGTGCCCACATCTTCGACTCGGCCAACGGCGGAGCCCTGCTGTGGCAGCACCTGTTCTGGTTCTTCGGGCATCCCGAGGTGTACATCATCGCGCTGCCGTTCTTCGGCATCGTCAGTGAGATCATCCCGGTCTTCTCCCGGAAGCCGATCTTCGGCTACATGGGCCTGATCGCGGCGACCATCGCGATCGCCGGTCTGTCGGTGACGGTGTGGGCGCACCACATGTACGTCACGGGCGGCGTGCTGTTGCCGTTCTTCTCGTTCATGACCTTCCTGATCGCGGTCCCGACCGGTGTGAAGTTCTTCAACTGGATCGGCACCATGTGGAAGGGCTCGATCAGCTTCGAGACCCCGATGCTGTGGTCCACCGGCTTCCTGATCACCTTCCTCTTCGGTGGTCTGACCGGTGTCATCCTGGCCTCGCCGCCGCTGGACTTCCACGTCTCGGACTCGTACTTCGTGGTGGCGCACTTCCACTACGTGGTGTTCGGCACGGTGGTGTTCGCGATGTTCGCCGGCTTCCACTTCTGGTGGCCGAAGTTCACCGGCAAGCTGCTGGACGAGCGCCTGGGCAAGATCACCTTCTGGACGCTGTTCATCGGCTTCCACGGCACGTTCCTCGTCCAGCACTGGCTGGGTGCCGAGGGCATGCCGCGCCGGTACGCCGACTACCTGGCGGCCGACGGCTTCACGGCCCTGAACACGATCTCGACGATCAGCTCGTTCCTGCTCGGCATGTCGATGCTGCCGTTCTTCTACAACATCTGGAAGACGGCCAAGTACGGCAAGCCGGTCAACGTGGACGACCCGTGGGGCTACGGCCGTTCGCTGGAGTGGGCGACCTCCTGCCCGCCGCCGCGGCACAACTTCCTCACCCTGCCGCGCATCCGCAGTGAATCCCCGGCCTTCGACCTGCACCACCCGGAGATCTCCGCGCTGGACCAGCTGGAGAACGTCGGTCACGGTGAGAAGGCCCTCGCCGGCGGCAAGGAGGCCGGGAAGTGA
- a CDS encoding c-type cytochrome: MKKLSARRRHPLAALVVLLLALACTGGLYAAFAPASKAQADETAQSLAIEEGKKLYAVGCASCHGTGGQGTTDGPSLVGVGAAAVDFQVGTGRMPAQQPGAQVPRKKVIYTQAEIDQLAAFVASLGAGPAIPSEEKYGPEGADIAKGGELFRNNCAQCHNFTGKGGALTHGKYAPSLEDVDPKHIYEAMQTGPQNMPSFPDTTMSEQNKKDIIAYLHAVNSDDTENPGGLSLGGLGPVSEGLFAWVFGLGALIAVAVWVAARTAKAKKS; this comes from the coding sequence GTGAAAAAGCTCTCCGCACGACGACGCCACCCGCTGGCGGCGCTCGTCGTCCTACTCCTCGCGCTGGCATGCACAGGGGGGCTGTACGCCGCGTTCGCACCCGCGAGCAAGGCGCAGGCCGATGAAACCGCCCAGTCCCTCGCCATCGAAGAGGGCAAGAAGCTCTACGCCGTCGGCTGCGCCAGCTGCCACGGCACCGGAGGTCAGGGCACCACCGACGGTCCGAGCCTCGTCGGCGTCGGTGCCGCGGCCGTCGACTTCCAGGTGGGCACCGGCCGCATGCCGGCCCAGCAGCCGGGCGCTCAGGTCCCGCGCAAGAAGGTGATCTACACCCAGGCCGAGATCGACCAGCTGGCCGCCTTCGTGGCGTCGCTGGGCGCCGGTCCGGCCATCCCGTCGGAGGAGAAGTACGGCCCGGAGGGCGCGGACATCGCCAAGGGCGGTGAGCTGTTCCGCAACAACTGCGCGCAGTGCCACAACTTCACCGGCAAGGGTGGCGCGCTGACGCACGGCAAGTACGCGCCGAGCCTCGAGGATGTCGACCCCAAGCACATCTACGAGGCCATGCAGACCGGCCCGCAGAACATGCCCTCCTTCCCCGACACCACGATGTCCGAGCAGAACAAGAAGGACATCATCGCCTACCTGCACGCGGTCAACAGCGACGACACCGAGAACCCCGGCGGCCTCAGCCTCGGCGGACTGGGCCCGGTCAGTGAGGGTCTGTTCGCGTGGGTCTTCGGACTGGGCGCGCTGATCGCGGTCGCCGTCTGGGTCGCCGCTCGGACCGCAAAGGCCAAGAAGTCATGA
- a CDS encoding L,D-transpeptidase: protein MSSNTVHFQARGRTVVGCTLLVIALGASVTACTGDADNPLTAAPYDAAGQISFNGPTDAGKKADPDKPLEVVAEGADGRITDVTAVDAAGRYVAGELSADGARWHSTSPLAASARYTVRVSTEDGDGAPGRKVLTFETGRPSAKKTLDVAFGPEAGAYGVGQPITAELNQPVRDKAQRAIVERALKVRSTPAVEGAWHWVDDKKLHYRPREYWPAHATIEVRSALDGIKIGDRMWGGAAKPLRITTDDHVVAVTDAATHTLTLFQDGREVRQIPVTTGKPGFETRNGVKVVLGKEPFVRMRSTTVGIAEGSSESYDLPVYFATRVTWSGEYVHAAPWSVGSQGSANVSHGCVGMSTANAEWFFGAVQEGDLVEVVNSGGETMESFGNGFGDWNLDWNRWRTGSALTGGTPDAPGAAEQARLRPESV from the coding sequence ATGAGCAGCAACACGGTTCACTTCCAGGCGCGGGGGCGTACGGTCGTCGGCTGCACCCTGCTGGTGATCGCCCTCGGCGCGAGCGTCACCGCCTGCACCGGCGACGCCGACAATCCGCTGACGGCCGCGCCGTACGACGCGGCCGGCCAGATCTCCTTCAACGGCCCCACGGACGCCGGGAAGAAGGCCGACCCGGACAAACCCCTGGAGGTCGTCGCCGAGGGCGCGGACGGCCGCATCACGGACGTCACGGCCGTGGACGCGGCGGGCCGCTACGTGGCGGGCGAACTCTCCGCGGACGGGGCCCGCTGGCACAGCACCTCCCCGCTGGCCGCCAGCGCCCGGTACACCGTCCGGGTCAGCACCGAGGACGGCGACGGCGCGCCCGGCCGCAAGGTCCTCACCTTCGAGACCGGACGGCCGAGCGCGAAGAAGACCCTGGACGTCGCCTTCGGGCCCGAGGCGGGCGCGTACGGGGTCGGACAGCCCATCACGGCGGAACTGAACCAGCCGGTCCGGGACAAGGCCCAGCGGGCCATAGTGGAGCGCGCCCTGAAGGTGCGGTCCACCCCCGCCGTGGAGGGCGCCTGGCACTGGGTGGACGACAAGAAGCTCCACTACCGGCCCAGGGAGTACTGGCCCGCCCACGCCACGATCGAGGTGCGCAGCGCCCTCGACGGCATCAAGATCGGCGACCGGATGTGGGGCGGCGCCGCCAAGCCGCTGAGGATCACCACGGACGACCACGTGGTGGCCGTCACCGACGCCGCCACGCACACGCTGACGCTCTTCCAGGACGGCCGCGAGGTCCGGCAGATCCCCGTCACCACCGGCAAGCCCGGCTTCGAGACCCGCAACGGCGTCAAGGTCGTCCTGGGCAAGGAACCCTTCGTACGCATGCGCAGCACCACCGTCGGCATCGCCGAGGGCTCCTCGGAGTCGTACGACCTGCCGGTGTACTTCGCCACCCGGGTCACCTGGAGCGGCGAGTACGTGCACGCGGCCCCCTGGTCCGTCGGCTCCCAGGGCTCCGCCAACGTCAGCCACGGCTGCGTCGGGATGAGCACCGCCAACGCGGAGTGGTTCTTCGGCGCCGTCCAGGAGGGCGACCTCGTCGAGGTGGTCAACTCCGGTGGCGAGACGATGGAGTCCTTCGGCAACGGCTTCGGCGACTGGAACCTGGACTGGAACAGGTGGCGCACGGGAAGCGCCCTGACGGGCGGCACCCCGGACGCTCCCGGGGCGGCGGAGCAGGCCCGACTGCGCCCGGAGAGCGTGTGA
- a CDS encoding cytochrome c oxidase subunit 3 — MSVVATATTVETGHAHPSVNRPNLTSVGTIIWLSSELMFFAALFAMYFTLRSVTGPDFWSEKADALNFPFSATNTTILVLSSLTCQLGVFAAERGDVKKLRMWFIVTFVMGAIFIGGQVFEYTELVKHEGLSLSSDPYGSVFYLTTGFHGLHVTGGLIAFLLVLGRTYAARRFTHEQATAAIVVSYYWHFVDVVWIGLFATIYMIK; from the coding sequence ATGTCGGTCGTGGCGACAGCAACGACAGTAGAAACCGGGCACGCGCACCCGTCGGTCAACCGGCCGAACCTCACCAGCGTCGGAACCATCATCTGGTTGAGTTCCGAGCTGATGTTCTTCGCGGCCCTCTTCGCGATGTACTTCACCCTGCGATCGGTGACCGGCCCGGACTTCTGGTCCGAGAAGGCCGACGCGCTGAACTTCCCGTTCTCCGCGACGAACACCACGATCCTGGTGCTCTCCTCCCTCACCTGTCAGCTCGGCGTGTTCGCGGCCGAGCGCGGTGACGTGAAGAAGCTCCGGATGTGGTTCATCGTCACCTTCGTGATGGGTGCGATCTTCATCGGCGGTCAGGTGTTCGAGTACACCGAACTGGTCAAGCACGAGGGCCTCTCGCTCTCGTCGGACCCGTACGGCTCGGTGTTCTACCTGACCACCGGCTTCCACGGACTGCACGTGACGGGCGGCCTCATCGCCTTCCTGCTGGTCCTCGGCCGCACCTACGCGGCCCGGAGGTTCACCCACGAGCAGGCGACCGCGGCCATTGTCGTGTCCTATTACTGGCACTTCGTCGATGTCGTCTGGATCGGCCTCTTCGCCACGATCTACATGATCAAGTAG
- a CDS encoding ubiquinol-cytochrome c reductase iron-sulfur subunit — protein MSSQDIPEENLPAEQGTAHGAVKVADDKNPFADPGLPPHEHRVQDIDERAARRSERTVALLFTLSMLATVGFIAAFVTIPVDQSVYIFPIGHISALNFALGMTLGVALFAIGAGAVHWARTLMSDEEIADERHPIEAEPEVRAKVHADFKQGAKESVIGRRKLIRNTMFGALTLVPLSGVVLLRDLGPLPETKLRHTLWSKGKLLVNMNTHEPLRPSDVAVGSLTFAMPEGLEEHDEEFMTEIAKAALMIIRLEPEAIKDKRELEWSHEGIVAYSKICTHVGCPISLYEQQTHHALCPCHQSTFDLADGARVIFGPAGHALPQLRIGVNDEGYLEALGDFEEPVGPAFWERG, from the coding sequence ATGAGTAGCCAAGACATTCCAGAAGAGAACCTGCCCGCTGAGCAGGGCACCGCGCACGGCGCGGTGAAGGTCGCGGACGACAAGAACCCGTTCGCCGACCCGGGGCTGCCGCCCCACGAGCACCGTGTCCAGGACATCGACGAGCGGGCCGCCAGGCGGTCCGAGCGCACGGTGGCCCTGCTGTTCACGCTGTCGATGCTGGCCACCGTCGGCTTCATCGCCGCGTTCGTGACGATCCCGGTCGACCAGTCGGTCTACATCTTCCCGATCGGTCACATCAGTGCGCTGAACTTCGCGCTCGGCATGACGCTCGGCGTCGCGCTGTTCGCGATCGGCGCGGGCGCGGTCCACTGGGCCCGCACCCTGATGTCCGACGAGGAGATCGCCGACGAGCGCCACCCGATCGAGGCGGAGCCCGAGGTCCGTGCCAAGGTCCACGCGGACTTCAAGCAGGGTGCCAAGGAGTCCGTCATCGGGCGCCGCAAGCTGATCCGCAACACGATGTTCGGCGCGCTGACCCTGGTCCCGCTCTCCGGTGTCGTCCTGCTGCGCGACCTCGGTCCGCTGCCCGAGACCAAGCTCCGCCACACCCTGTGGTCCAAGGGCAAGCTGCTGGTCAACATGAACACCCACGAGCCGCTGCGTCCCTCCGACGTCGCGGTGGGCTCCCTCACCTTCGCCATGCCCGAGGGCCTGGAGGAGCACGACGAGGAGTTCATGACCGAGATCGCCAAGGCGGCCCTGATGATCATCCGGCTGGAGCCGGAGGCCATCAAGGACAAGCGCGAGCTCGAGTGGTCGCACGAGGGCATCGTGGCGTACTCGAAGATCTGCACCCACGTCGGTTGCCCGATCTCCCTGTACGAGCAGCAGACGCACCACGCGCTCTGCCCCTGCCACCAGTCCACCTTCGACCTTGCCGACGGCGCCCGGGTGATCTTCGGTCCCGCCGGTCACGCCCTGCCGCAGCTGCGCATCGGCGTGAACGACGAGGGTTACCTCGAAGCGCTCGGCGACTTCGAAGAGCCCGTCGGTCCTGCCTTCTGGGAGCGCGGATGA
- a CDS encoding cytochrome b has product MSTTANEAPRSRGKAPAGERVADWADGRLGIYSLAKANMRKIFPDHWSFMLGEVCLYSFIIIILTGVYLTLFFHPSMNEVTYHGSYVPLQGQLMSEAYASTLDISFDVRGGLLIRQIHHWAALIFLAGMFVHMMRVFFTGAFRKPREINWLFGFLLFVLGMFTGFTGYSLPDDLLSGTGIRFMEGAILSVPIVGTYLSFFLFGGEFPGHDFVARFYSVHILLLPGIMLGLVVGHLILVFYHKHTQFAGPGKTNKNVVGMPLLPVYMAKAGGFFFLVFGVIAAISAIATINPIWSIGPYRPDMVSTGAQPDWYMGFSEGLIRVMPGWEINFWGHTLVLGVFVPLMIFPLVLVAIAVYPFIESWVTGDKREHHILDRPRNAPTRTAFGVAWITEYFILLIGGGNDIWATHFHLSINAITWFVRIAFFVGPVIAFIVTKRICLGLQRRDKEKVLHGRESGIIKRLPHGEFIEVHEPLSQEQLHTLTAHEQYKPVEIGPTVDENGVERKVKGTEKLRAKLSKSYYGEESQIPKPTVEEYKEITSGHGHH; this is encoded by the coding sequence ATGAGCACTACAGCGAACGAAGCCCCCCGCTCTCGCGGGAAGGCACCGGCCGGCGAGCGCGTCGCCGACTGGGCCGACGGCCGGCTGGGGATCTACTCCCTGGCCAAGGCCAACATGCGCAAGATCTTCCCCGACCACTGGTCGTTCATGTTGGGTGAGGTCTGCCTCTACAGCTTCATCATCATCATCCTCACGGGTGTGTACCTGACGCTGTTCTTCCACCCCTCGATGAACGAGGTCACGTACCACGGCTCGTACGTGCCGCTGCAGGGCCAGCTGATGAGTGAGGCGTACGCCTCGACGCTGGACATCAGCTTCGACGTCCGCGGTGGTCTGCTCATCCGGCAGATCCACCACTGGGCGGCGCTGATCTTCCTGGCCGGCATGTTCGTGCACATGATGCGCGTCTTCTTCACGGGTGCGTTCCGCAAGCCGCGTGAGATCAACTGGCTGTTCGGCTTCCTGCTGTTCGTCCTCGGCATGTTCACCGGCTTCACCGGTTACTCGCTCCCGGACGACCTGCTCTCGGGCACCGGCATCCGCTTCATGGAGGGCGCGATCCTGTCCGTGCCGATCGTCGGCACGTACCTCTCGTTCTTCCTCTTCGGCGGGGAGTTCCCCGGCCACGACTTCGTGGCCCGGTTCTACTCGGTCCACATCCTGCTGCTGCCGGGCATCATGCTCGGCCTGGTGGTCGGCCACCTGATCCTGGTCTTCTACCACAAGCACACGCAGTTCGCGGGTCCGGGCAAGACCAACAAGAACGTCGTCGGCATGCCGCTGCTGCCGGTGTACATGGCGAAGGCCGGAGGCTTCTTCTTCCTGGTCTTCGGCGTGATCGCCGCCATCTCGGCGATCGCCACGATCAACCCGATCTGGTCCATCGGCCCCTACCGGCCGGACATGGTCTCCACCGGCGCCCAGCCGGACTGGTACATGGGCTTCTCCGAGGGCCTGATCCGCGTGATGCCCGGCTGGGAGATCAACTTCTGGGGTCACACGCTGGTCCTGGGTGTGTTCGTCCCGCTGATGATCTTCCCGTTGGTCCTGGTGGCGATCGCGGTCTACCCGTTCATCGAGTCCTGGGTCACCGGCGACAAGCGCGAGCACCACATCCTGGACCGCCCGCGCAACGCCCCGACGCGGACCGCGTTCGGTGTCGCCTGGATCACCGAGTACTTCATCCTGCTGATCGGTGGCGGCAACGACATCTGGGCCACGCACTTCCACCTGTCGATCAACGCGATCACCTGGTTCGTCCGCATCGCGTTCTTCGTCGGCCCGGTCATCGCGTTCATCGTCACCAAGCGGATCTGCCTCGGCCTCCAGCGCCGGGACAAGGAGAAGGTGCTGCACGGCCGCGAGTCGGGCATCATCAAGCGCCTGCCGCACGGTGAGTTCATCGAGGTCCACGAGCCGCTCAGCCAGGAGCAGCTGCACACCCTCACGGCTCACGAGCAGTACAAGCCGGTCGAGATCGGCCCGACGGTCGACGAGAACGGCGTCGAGCGCAAGGTCAAGGGCACCGAGAAGCTCCGCGCCAAGCTCAGCAAGTCGTACTACGGCGAGGAGTCGCAGATTCCGAAGCCGACCGTCGAGGAGTACAAGGAGATCACGAGCGGCCACGGCCACCACTGA
- a CDS encoding cytochrome c oxidase subunit 4 has translation MKIQGKLFIWLSVFILAVAIVYGYWSKEPAGTTALFLAFGLAIMIGFYLAFTAKRVDAGAQDNKEADVADEAGEVGFFSPHSWQPLALGLGGALAFLGVAVGWWIMYFSAPVILVGLFGWVFEYYRGENRTQ, from the coding sequence GTGAAGATCCAGGGCAAGCTCTTCATCTGGCTGAGCGTCTTCATCCTGGCCGTCGCGATCGTCTACGGCTACTGGTCGAAGGAGCCGGCCGGCACCACGGCCCTCTTCCTGGCCTTCGGCCTGGCCATCATGATCGGCTTCTACCTGGCCTTCACGGCCAAGCGGGTGGACGCCGGGGCCCAGGACAACAAGGAAGCGGACGTCGCGGACGAGGCCGGCGAGGTCGGGTTCTTCAGCCCGCACAGCTGGCAGCCGCTGGCGCTCGGTCTCGGCGGCGCGCTCGCCTTCCTGGGCGTGGCCGTCGGCTGGTGGATCATGTACTTCTCCGCGCCGGTCATCCTCGTGGGCCTGTTCGGCTGGGTCTTCGAGTACTACCGCGGGGAGAACCGCACCCAGTAG